AGTGCCCTCGCAAGGCAGATCAGCTGTCTCTGTCCCATCGATAAACTCTTCCCTCTGTCCCCAAGCTCAGCATCCAATCCACCTGATGGGCAGAGACAAACAGCACAGCAATCAGTGACAGAGCCAAGCAAACAGTGATCAAGTGACAACGCACAGCGAGTGTGATCATGCCAGGCCTCACCCATCCTCTCAATGACATCCAGGAGGTGACACTGTTCCAAAACAGACTGCAgctccctgtctgtgtggtggCTCAGGGGATCCAGGTTCTCCCGCACTGTTCCGCTGAAGAGGAATGGATCCTGAGGAA
The DNA window shown above is from Chiloscyllium plagiosum isolate BGI_BamShark_2017 unplaced genomic scaffold, ASM401019v2 scaf_91032, whole genome shotgun sequence and carries:
- the LOC122545882 gene encoding ATP-binding cassette sub-family C member 10-like, giving the protein MCLYNSILLGPFSRSKLAIIPQDPFLFSGTVRENLDPLSHHTDRELQSVLEQCHLLDVIERMGGLDAELGDRGKSLSMGQRQLICLARALLTKAKLLQRFIRFNQIASHSLRLQQIPSQWSNFTSIPTVGSLFQTPTS